TTCCAGAGTCTAGTTATTCTTGAAAGGTCaccactaatgcctctacaatttcTTTATATAACTCTTTCAGAAacttggggtgtagtccatcaggtccaaaTGACTCAGCTACCTTCAGATCCCTCAGCTACCCAAGCACGTTctgcttagtaatagcaacaacactcatccctgtccctgataTTGCTAAATTTCTGTCATTCCCACTAATATTTGCAATATTGTAAGTCCTTCCTTCTGCTTTTATGAGAATCAGAAGTCGATACCTACTTTTCAAAATAAAGCCAGAATAATTAATGTAATGTTCTCAATTTGTCTAGATGTGCAAGTCCAACTATGTTTGAGATGCTCCACATCTTCCTGGAGGAAGTGACGGACTTAACTGTTCACTGCACTTTATTTCTACCCCATGGTGGCTGCAATGTGTAGCTTCTACAAATGCAAAGAAATTCCTTACCCTCACTAGAAGTATAAGAGCAGCAGTAacagagaaacaaaaataaatatttaaatgtaTACTTCCTAGAAACCAGAACTTACTAGTGCCATTGATTTCTGTCACGTAACTGCAGATCTTTTGATTGTTAATGACTGTCACATTAACCATTGCACTGGATCTTGCTCCAAACCGATTTGAGGCACTGCAGTAATATTGATGGTGTGTGTGGTTGAAGGATTGACAATGTAGAGTCAGTTCATTGGTATCCGAGATCGTTGGATACCCAGATGAAGTTTGTTCATACCATCTGTACTGAATGGGAAGGGATCCCTGGAAGGACTCACAGGAAAATGACACTGAGCCCCCGAGACGTGAGACATTTGCTGGTGACAGATATCGAACCACAGGAGCAGACATGAGTTCTGTGGGAATGAATTAAACATTCAGACACTGAATGAACATATGAAAATCATAGACTCTtctgctactttattaggtacaaattTTAACctgatcattaatgcaaatatctaattagtcaaTCAGACCATCAGCAACTCAGCCCATCAAAGCATGCAGAAATATTCAAGAATTTCAGTCAACGTTCAGGCCGAACACTGGAATGTGGAAGTAATGTGAGTTAAGTGCCTTTGATCTTgaaattattgttggtgccagacagggtagtttaAATATCTAAGGAACTACTAacatcctgggattttcacacacaactgtctctagagtttattgAGAATGGTACGAACAACATGAAACAACATCCAGAGAGCAGTAATTCTGTGAACAAAAGtgccttgttactgagagaggtcagaggagaatggccaaacggGTTCAtactgacagaaaggtgacaggaATTCAAATCACCATACGTTACGACAgcggtgtgctgaagagcatctgaAAGATCAACACGtcaaacctcgaagtggatggggaacagaagcaaaagaccatgaacatacactcagtggccactctattatgTACAGGACGTTTAAAGGCAGCAACTTGTGAGATATCGGTCACATGTTTGGTGGCTTTCAGGAGAGAATGAAATTGTAACTGGGTTCAGCGACCTGCTGTATAGAGGGAAACATTTGGCACTGATATGAATGCAGAGATAGTGAGGGGTGGACAGGGTCTGGATAAAGATCATGAGACACTTACTTTATGGAAGGCACAAAGTCAATCCCTGAGAAACCTACCATCAGATACTTGTAGATGTACATTAAACAATGGATCGAAACCTGGTGTTATAATTCCACAGCTGTACCATCCTGTATCTCCAGAGTGAAGATCCTCCATAGTAACAGTAAATATTCCCCGTTCCGGGTTATCTGTGATTGACATTCGTCCACTCCGTCCGTGTTGCCCTTTTGTTTCCACTAAAACTGAACATTGACGAGTCCATCCACGGCACCAATACTTTGTGTCTGAGTGGTACTTTGCTTCATAGTGACAATCGATTGTGATCGCTCTTCCCACATATCCTCCGATATATTCCTCTGCCCACAATGCACCTGAAACTGAGGGAGGCATTTTCATATTTGAGGAGAAAGGAACAACTTAATGCAAACAAATATTTTTGAACATGACGGTGAAAACACGTGCAGGTCATGTACAGTATGTGGTCCATGACACCACAGCCAATGATTTTGGTCTGAAGTGCAGTCAGTGCTGTTACTGTGTCAGTGCTCTCTCCCCTGTGTCAGTACATTGTGTGTTCACTTCCCACTCCAGAGTCCTGAGCAGAAACCCAGGGCTAATATTCCAGTGCATTACTGAGGGAGAGCGGCAGCATTGAACTTACAATTATGTCAGCTTATTTCAGCCTTTGAAATGCCCATAGAGGTCCCAGCTATTTCATCTAAAATGCTcccaattttgtgtgtgtgttcagaCAAGTTTATGAACTGCAGAAAGAAACCCCTCATGATGTCTGaaactgtgctctctggttctgAAGCAAATTTTAAATATTGTACCTATCAAGTATCTTTATGTGTAGTTAGAAGGTGGTGAAACAGTGGTCATTGGTACTTCATTGTCTAGAATGCCAGGTGTGATTTCAATAACTGTTGGGATACTTTGAGTGCTGAAATGCCATTTATTATTTCTGGAATTTAAAAATAAAGTATCAATAATGACAATGATGAACTGCCAGATTGTCAAAATCCCatctggattggaaaggtttttaTGGGAGAGAAATCTCTCATCCCTACCACCCTGGTTTACTTTGACTCCAGATCTGGTAATGTTCTCTGCTAACTGCGCTACTGAATTGACCCAGGAAGAACTCTGATTTCAAGACAATAATGTCGAATGTCATCGTGATCCCTGCAGAGTGAGATCAGATTCCAGCAATGGTAGACCTGATATTCTCACATAACAGATTCCAGGAGATTTCTCCAGCTGGACATTTTCTCCCCACACCTGGCTCTGCACTATTCCTCTTTTCTTCTTATCTGCTTCCCCCTCTCAACCACCTCCAAACACCATCCCTTTCCCACCCCGTTTCATTTGCCTGTTGTGCTTCACCATTCCTCAGCCCGACTAACTTGAGGACCCAGCTCCACACCTCCACCTCTCCTATttacaccctctccctctctactCAGACATGACGCAGGGCCTCGACCTAAACCATTGACATTTCCCCTCCcctgacagatgctgcttgacccactgagttcccccGGGAGTGTACTCTCAACTCCAGTTTCCGACATCTTTGTGTCTACAGGCATTCAAGCACTGATGTGGAAACAGTGTACGACTCCCAATCCAACACTGATTATGCAGTtgtccagtgctgtctgtaacTCACCAGGTAGGAAACCAATCAGAAGAAtcaatgtccacagcattttaTTCACAGAGACCCAGCCAGGATCTGTCTGTCCTCAGAGAGAAATGACTGAAATAAAaataaggaagaaggcagcaggaagTTCGATCAAAAAAACTACAGTAACACAATTGGTGTGTGGTATGTGACAATCTGAAAAGCTCTTAGTTATATTTAGCACGACAGGAACGTTTAAACAATTCTCAAAGACTGAATAAAATGCTGAGACGGGTTAAAATCTTACACTCAAGCAACGGTAAATGTTCTAATCTGAAGTCAAAATAAACAACTGGAGGTGTCCTGAAGCAGGGAATTAATCTGAAATATTGACCACCTGATGACTGAAGTTCAAGTTATTTTTTGCTTGATTTATAATGTTAGCCGTGGTGCGTCATTAGGGAAAGTATTCATGGTGAAAAGTTAATGATGGAAGGAGAAAGAACCCATGTTGAGGATTATGAGTGTGAGgagaaagtttgatggctctgggcctgtactcactggagattagaagaatgagggggagggggggaatcccattcaaatctattgaatattgaaaggacaagagagaatggacgtggagaggatgttccctgtaaTGGGGAGTTCTAGGATCGGAGGACAGTGTCTCTGAGTACCTGCACattcctttagagcagagatgagggaaAATtgctttagctggagggtggtgaatctgtcaaattcactgccacagacagctgtggaggccaattcactgTAGGTAGTTAAATTCTTGAATAttaagggcattaaaggttaacAGGAGAAGTAGGGGAAtaagg
The genomic region above belongs to Hemitrygon akajei chromosome 27, sHemAka1.3, whole genome shotgun sequence and contains:
- the LOC140717282 gene encoding uncharacterized protein isoform X2, with amino-acid sequence MLWTLILLIGFLPVSGALWAEEYIGGYVGRAITIDCHYEAKYHSDTKYWCRGWTRQCSVLVETKGQHGRSGRMSITDNPERGIFTVTMEDLHSGDTGWYSCGIITPGFDPLFNVHLQVSDELMSAPVVRYLSPANVSRLGGSVSFSCESFQGSLPIQYRWYEQTSSGYPTISDTNELTLHCQSFNHTHHQYYCSASNRFGARSSAMVNVTVINNQKICSYVTEINGTKSKHFHVNTETGSITAQKPTYIIVLTVAGILLILFVVILLCYLTRKSRESKHNTSHRGGNNETQEMAMLEENIVYADVHHARSNEAAAQSANNENGTVYANMKFKRKSRAGRSVMYEDNTTYADIKFQSQTTRPKQKAFSPGTP